GGGGTGCCTATCGACCTAGTGAGATATATATTCGCTAAGATTTGATCAGAGGCCACCTATATTACGACAggtagagttttattttatttagtgtacttggttacccattttaatatatataatacttgtacttatcaaaaaaatttataacagaTATATTGTCACTTGGAGTCATGCTCACACGATTGCTTTTAGCAAAAAGAGTCAGGCCATATGAGTTTGAGCGTCTTTGGGAGCCGATTGGACCGATCAACTCGATGACCATGTCTCGTAGCACCAGACACTCCGAATTTCATATTCGTGCACCCACTACAGAGGCAGTCAACACTTAGGAAGGTGCACAGGGTGTATCTGGTGAGGCATCTACACATGGTGCATCACACAGTGCTACTCGTGAGGAGATTGCAGATATCGTGAGTGCAGAGATGTGCGCATAGACATAAGAAATCATTGATGCAGTCCGAGTCGCCCTCACAGAAACTGTGACTAAGCTCATGTCTCGAGTGACTGATATTAAGGCACGCATTGCTGGAGTCGAGGCGCTGCTACATGATATGACCCAAtagtgtatatattttattagcattaaatatgtttttttgtattgacaatcatgactatttgtattttgtataattaatttaaatattcaaatagtcATGCATTATATTCTCgtcatacattatatttttagaatgcaattaatgtaaaaaatgatactataagtaatatttatttaacataaaaaaaaatcactaaaatattttttcattaattacataaaattaatttatgaattcgtaaatattttatgttcaatTCGAACAAGGTTTAAACAAAACCCcagaaattttaatttaatttcacacCAAATGTTCCGTTCGAATGCATGCATAAATGTTGTGTTCAAACGAGCTTGCAACCTTTCCGCCATGGTTTCCCACCAAATCTTTACTGTTCAAATAGATTTAAGCTTTTTctgccaaaataaattacttccctGCCAATATTATCATTCGAACCAATTATATAGCATTCGAACGTACACTAATTCCATGTTTGAACATATTGTTAACCATTCGAACGATTTTGACAGTTTGAGACGACCTAATTCGTCATAGAAAATGTGATTCGAACGGATTTTAAGTCGTTCAAACGGTTTTACAAAGTCATCcctttttttagataaaatttatatttcatctCTAATAATTATTTCGTCCCGAAAACttaaatttcttgtagtgttaaaTCAAGGCAACTGTACGTGCATGACACTAAAATGCAAACACTAATGTCAAAACCAGACGATGAACGAAAGGAGAAAAGCATTTTATCCTTTTCGATAGAAACGTCTCTAAACGGATTCTTCAATGAAGACAGCCTCCTGTAAACTTTGGAGTTTCCTCCAGCTCGGACGCCCTCAGCATCCCTATAGATCctattctttcctccttttaATTCCCCTTCACCCCTAAGCCCCAACTCGGGAGACCCaggagagaaaaaacaaaaaaaaaaaaaatatatatatatatatatatatttatatatataagagtaatcTACCCCCTCTGATCGGCGTCTCTCTCtgccccctccctccctccctccccccctctctctctctctatgcagATTTAAACgtttttgttaaaagaaatatatatttcctGTCACTAGTTTAAGAATCTTCATATGTATCCTCCCAATGATGATCGTCGTGATATGACGGTGATCGACATAGGGAAGCCGGTGATGTTCACCGGCGGCCTTGGGTTTTCGAGTCTTAAATATACTGtgacaaagaaaatgaaggttGAAGGGAGGCATTTGAATCAAGAAGTAGATTTGTTGAACATGATTACTGGGTATGCACCAAATGGGTGCGTCACTGCAGTCATGGGTCCGAGTGGCGCGGGGAAATCCACCTTACTGGATGGTCTGGCGGGGCGGATAGCGAGTGGGAGTCTCAAGGGTAGGGTGTCCTTGGATGGGGTGGAAATGAGCCCCAGGTTGATTAAAAGAACTTCAGCTTATATTATGCAGGATGATAGATTGTTCCCAATGCTTACTGTGTACGAGACTTTGATGTTTGCTGCTGATTTTCGGCTGGGGCCAATCTCAAGTACAGATGATAAAAAGCAGCGTGTCGAGAAGTTGATCGAGCAGCTTGGATTGTCTGTAAGttattctcatctcactttcgTGATTTAGTTCAACATATCTGTTCAACTTCTCTGATTATTTCTTCATCATGTTAAACAACAATTACGGTTATTCATACTAGGAGATAGTTAAGTTGAAAAACATTAATTAACATGAACGAAATCTTGATCTGATGATCTCCAACTTTTCTGTCTGCTTTTTGGTAGTCATGTCGAAACACCTATATAGGAGACGAGGGGACCAGAGGAGTATCCGGTGGAGAGCGTCGGAGAGTCTCCATCGGGGTGGACATCATTCATGGACCATCATTACTGTTCCTGGACGAGCCAACTTCAGGTCTAGACTCAACCAGTGCTCATAGCGTCATTGAAAAGGTGCACCACATTGCACGCTCAGGCAGCACCGTGATCCTCACAATCCACCAGCCCTCATCCAGGATTCAGTTGCTCCTTGACCATCTCATAATCCTTGCTCGCGGGCAGCTCATGTATCAAGGATCACCTAAAGATGTCATGCATCATTTAGCACGGATCGGGCGCAAAGTTCCCAAGGGAGAGAACTCAATAGAGTACTTAGTTGATGTGATACAAGAGTATGATAAGTCTGAACTCGGTGTTGAGGCGCTAGCTATATTTGCACGTACTGGTCTTAAGCCCCCGCCATTGCCAGGGGAGGAGGTGTCAGTACTTTCGACTCAAGCATCGTCACTTACTCCAGGCGCAGGTCGTAGCAGACATATTCAGGCTGCAGAAGGGAGTGATCAAAGGGGAAATGCAGGAAAGCGGCAAACAAATTCTCAAATTGACGATTCCTATGATCACAGCTTAAGAAGCCCATATAATAATTCAAGGTCATGGAGTGCAAGCGACTATCGAGTTTTGCAAGTACTGAGGCTTACTCCTTCTAGGACTAATCAGAAAGTGCCTATCTCAATGAGGTAATTAAGAAcgagttttatgattttttttttttttttttttttgcatactTTAGTGTTCAAATTTCTGCAATATATAGATATCTGAGTTCTTTCTATCTGTGTATATATTGCCAATTGCAGCTTATCCCCCGGACATTATGAATACTCAAGTGAAATTCTACCCAGGACTCCGACACCTCATAGCAGCGACTACACTGTGAATGAAAACGACTATCTCACCCCCACCGAGGCTGATCCAAACGCCATGGCGCAGCACAGCCATCTGGGTCCAAAGTTTGCTAATTCATTCTTCTCAGAGACAATGATACTCATGCGCCGCAATTTCAAGAACATCTATCGCACACCTGAGCTTTTCCTCTCAAGAATGATGGTCCTCACCATAATGGGATTCATGATGGCCACCATGTTCAAGAGCCCCAAGTCTGACTTGCAAGGAATCACAAACCGCATCAGCTTCTTCATCTTCACTGTctgcctcttcttcttctcttccaaTGATGCTGTCCCAGCCTTCATTCAAGAGCGTTTCATCTTCATCCGAGAGACTTCCCACAATGCCTATAGAACCTCGTCTTATACCATTGCGGGTGTCGTCACTTACATTCCTTTCCTTGCAGTTCAGGCTGCAATCTATGCTTTCATTGTGTGGTTTGCTTTGGGGCTGCATGGGCCtttcatatatttctttattgttCTCTACGCTTCCCTTCTTTCAACAAACTCATTTGTGGTTTTTGTGAGCTCGGTGGTGCCAAACTATATCTTGGGTTATGCTGCAGTGATTGCTTTCACGGCGCTCTTCTTCTTGTTCTGTGGCTACTTCCTGAATAGCAATGACATTCCTCCGTACTGGAAATGGATGAACAAGATTTCCACCATGACATATCCTTATGAAGGGCTTTTGATGAACCAGTATCAGACATGGAAGCTTTTTGGAAACACCACCGACGGGGTACCATTGTACGGTTACACTATCTTGGACAACCTTAAGATTAAGGGCGGTGAAAAAGAGAAGTGGGAAAAAGTGCTCATAATGTTGGGTTGGGCTGTTCTATATAGGGTTTTGTTTTACTTGGTTCTGCGTTTTGGGTCAAAGAGCAAGAGAACGTAGAAAGTCAAGGACGATCGAGAAAGTGTCCGGCCGGCCGGCCGGTGTgaaattgaaagtgttttattGCTTTTgctcatgtttgtaaatgacgTCTATATATAGAGTGTGTACATTGACTGTAGCACTAGTACGTACTGCATGATGCCCATGGAGGAAAATTCCAGGACTACTGCCTCATGTCTATATTAATGTTGTATTAATGCTTGATATGTTGCCCTTGTTTTTGGGATAATGACAcgaatattttcttcaaaatttatcCTAGTACGTACAAGCTAGCTGTTTTCTCATTTTGAGGCTGATCTACACTTTTTCCCCTTTCCAATGCTCTAGGAGAAATCTTGTACACACGACCgaccgtatatatatatatattcattcaaGTGATGTTCATCAGAATTAatgcatgaattttttttttttttttgaaaataatgcatgaattaagccatatatataattgaaatatgTTCTCAAGCCGAGTTTATTAATACGTACCTTGGATACTATAGGTGGTCGTTGCTGTGCCTGTGTCAACTCAATTAGCTAGTAATTACAGGAACATGCAAGAATATATAGAGCAGATCGATCgagagaaatattattattattattatttttattttgatacatAGCCGGAGGTGCCGAGGATTCGATCCTTAAGTTTTTTCAGTGAGAAATCAATGTGTTGTTAATTTATCCAAATGATTTTAGCGAGAGAGAAACATTATTACTTGTACATAGCATGATGTAACTGATCTTGGTGCATTATTAATCCCCGTCCGAGACGATTGGTTGCCTTAGATTAATTATTTAGTAGTCAATTAACTCTTATGAATAATTGAGTCGtttgtttaataaattaatgatatatatagtataaattaaAGGAGATATTAATTTCTCccacaattaataaaaaaaaaattgtgcaagTACTATTTTTCATTATAAGGTCGTGGCTGCCTTGTCATTGGAGtactatttttcattattttacttCGATgcaagaatttattttaaattaaaaatggaGGATTTATCATTAAAGATTGATAAGAAGCTAGCTGCTAGATATGTATGAGGTTTTGGCCTACCtacaaattttttatcatgATTCGAATATGCCAATCCTTTGTTGTAAGCATCGAGGTTAGCTATGATGGGGCAGGcccaattttataaataacctataaataaatataatatttttatttttttaaaaaagaagcaTATTTCAAACATGAAAACGTTTGGAAATcattaataatatgaaaatataaaaagaaaacccaaagtCAAGTACTAAACtcaatattatatcatgtgTACATTATCTTCgaaatttataataagaaaaaaaaatccaaactcgTTATGGGTGGTTAATTGTGAAAGGGGAGCTAGAACTCTTTGCTTTGTAATTAGtctccttatatatataatccatagGGGTTAGTTTAAGTGGTAAAGATTTTGGATTTGGGCGTATGCTCTTTTAGATCTAAAGTTCAAACTCTATTGGATGCAAATAATTTGTAGAGGTCATTGAATTGAGAGATTTTTCCATTAAATTACCAGAGGGCCTGTGTACCTTTGCAATTAGTTGGGATGTTGTTCCCGAACACttgtgccaataaaaaaaattaatctccttaattaatatatgcattcTTTATATGgatatatacaatgaaaaaaaaaaaaactgcaccCATTACCTTTTGGCTTTTAGCTTCTTCTAGTTGGATGTGCATTGGCAAAGGCATCGCATCGATctttattaattagttaatcTGCATGATTTAATTACTTGTTAGGCTATATTAATATTGGTTTTGACGTGATCATGACCAAAAGCTACGAAAATTACGAGGATGTTACgcatattaattatattcataCATCAATTTTACAGTGTCTAGAATATTACCTCAAAAGAACATGTTACACACGGTGCCTCTACAACTTTCTGGAAGACAAGGATACGCTAGAAGAATAcctcaaagaaaaatgatagaattattACTGTATAACAACTTGTTTAGAACTATgtaataaagtaatattattttaaattttatttttatttttacttttgatttgatgggtttaaaatttaataaaaaatattattatatttaaagttatatataaattgtgaATAAATTGTAAGCCTGTCAATAAAGCTCATTCATACCTCAAAACTAGTAGCATACGTATATGTTTGTTTGAACTTCAAATCTTATATAACCGCCCGGTCCGTCCACGTGATTTTAAATTGGATTgtaaaaatagttgtaaaaatgtTGTATGTATGTTATAATTCAATTGCGGTAATCTTGGGTGTCCTCAGCAATGTGTGACCATTGTCCAATATTCAATTCTAATTAATGGGTGTCCTTAGCAAGGTTTTTATCCTTCAAGgtgtttgagacaaggggatcctctaTCCCCTTATCTTTTTCTCTTATGGATAGAGAAGTGCTGGGGAACATATTGGACAAAGCAGAAGGAAAGGGTCTCATCTCAGGTTTTCCTTTTGCAAGAGGATCCTTATTAATCAACCACCTCTTTTCTGCAGATGATAACTTACTTTTTTGTAAGGCTAATGTTCTTGAATGCAACAGACTCTTCAGGTTGcttaatttatatgaaacaaCTTTAGCCCAAAGGTTGAACTTAGACAAGACTTCCATGTTTTTTAGCAGCAATACAGGAGTGGACATCAAAGAAGCTATTCTCCATTCTGTTGGGTTAAGGGAAGCAAGGTGTTATGAGAAGTACTTGGGTCTACCTACTTATGTAGACAAGAACAAACTAGCAACCTTCAAACCTATTCTATAAAGTATAAGATCTCGGATGCAAAACTGGACTGTGAAGTTTTTTATCACAAGCTGGTAAGGAGGTGCTCCTCAAATCCATAGTGCAAGCAATCCCAACATAATGTATGACCATCTTTAAATTACCAAAAGCTATTTTGAAAGCCATTAACAGATTGATGCAACAATTTTGGTGGGGCTCAAGGGGTGACAAGTCCAAAACACACTAGTTACCTTGGAAACaacttgggaaaacaaaaaaggaagggGAACTAGCCTACAGAGATTTCGAGAATTTTAACTTAGCACTATTAGCTAAGCAAGGGTGGTGATTGGTGCAGTAGCCTCACAGTTTAGCAACTCAAGTACTCAAGGCAAAATACTACCACAGGTCCAACTTTTTACATAGCAAGATGGGTAGCAACCCTTCATATCTCTGGAGGGGCTTTATGGTAGCAAGGCCTGCTCTAGTGGAGGGTTTGTTTTGGAATATTGGGAGTAGAGAGACTGTCAAAATTTGGCATGATAAGTGGTTACCAAAACCAAACTCATTTAGAGTTCAGTCTGTAAGGAGAGGGTTGGATGAAAATGCATTGGTAAGCTACCTTATTGACAAACAAAGTTGTTCATCGAAGACTGCATTGATATTTGATAACTTTGAGCCTAAGGAAGCATGCTGATTTGTAGAATTCCTTTGAATATTCAAAATGCCCCTGACaagctgtaacaccccgtattttagtgtatttttaattgaatgattatttttattaatttaaatattggttctcttgttttaagtttatcgaatttttagttggtttatttttatgatttttaatttgtaaaaattattttgatatactttcttaatattaattattgttatgaatttaaattgctcttcattttaaaataatttattgttggatttaattattttattttcatttaatcattacgtttaaattattttatttgacttgttgttttgaaatctttttcgttggatcatttttgtgacctaagatgtgaggattggacctcatttctttccctcactttttttttttccatttttttcctctttttcttttatttttctcctcatttcttttatcctctctctctcttctcccgcgCGTgaagtccctctctctctccccgttcGTGCGCCATCCACCACTACGCCGCCGTGTGCCGTCCGTGTgcgtcaccgcccctcccattttcttcccATCTGGTCGGCAACCACCCCCTCCATTTCTAGCCCTTCTCGCGCCGCTATGAGCTCCcatgcacggcttcaagccgcgACACTCCTTGTGTTCGCGCGCCACCATCgcgccgccattggccaccacctcttcgTCACATTACTGGTTATCCCCCTGCTACCTAaaccacccatcctcagctccgATCTGCCACAGGTGAAGTCCATcaaactccatttccgttttgaaCTTTTTGGAATTCTACGCCCTCTACGCCGcaacccacggccaaccaccaccaccattagcttcaccgacatccctaagcccttctcTAGTAATCTCCAGTCTTCGTTTGTTCtcgttcaaaatctagcattttgagacccacggccatagtgcattttgcactgttactttgttgtgtcgccacttctagtacctccgtgatccttcgaaaattatactatagcactgtaagtatttttccaaagaactttcgtgatttaaatgtatttttgcactaactcatttttattatgatctggttggttgtgccggactgagtccgaggagtaagggggtcagatggattggaggatTGAGTTATTTGTGTGACTAgattatgttgtgatttgttggttgttggatattgtgtcgtttcatgtacattgcatacttgcacgcatgttcatgtttgtaaatgaaaactgagttttctcatgattgcatacatgttcatgtgtatttttgaaaactggattttcatgtgagaaatggttttgggtgtgtgtgtatcacgaccccaagcctagatagggcattatctcggtggagctcctctggtcacttgggagcagaatatactgagtgatgtcCCTAGGGTTGTTGTTGGGcaacaacgggatcggacgagattgAACGCTCTCATGCCGacttcgtggcccctctgctggtgcgAGTGACTTCTtaacgag
This genomic interval from Juglans microcarpa x Juglans regia isolate MS1-56 chromosome 4D, Jm3101_v1.0, whole genome shotgun sequence contains the following:
- the LOC121260064 gene encoding ABC transporter G family member STR2-like, yielding MTVIDIGKPVMFTGGLGFSSLKYTVTKKMKVEGRHLNQEVDLLNMITGYAPNGCVTAVMGPSGAGKSTLLDGLAGRIASGSLKGRVSLDGVEMSPRLIKRTSAYIMQDDRLFPMLTVYETLMFAADFRLGPISSTDDKKQRVEKLIEQLGLSSCRNTYIGDEGTRGVSGGERRRVSIGVDIIHGPSLLFLDEPTSGLDSTSAHSVIEKVHHIARSGSTVILTIHQPSSRIQLLLDHLIILARGQLMYQGSPKDVMHHLARIGRKVPKGENSIEYLVDVIQEYDKSELGVEALAIFARTGLKPPPLPGEEVSVLSTQASSLTPGAGRSRHIQAAEGSDQRGNAGKRQTNSQIDDSYDHSLRSPYNNSRSWSASDYRVLQVLRLTPSRTNQKVPISMSLSPGHYEYSSEILPRTPTPHSSDYTVNENDYLTPTEADPNAMAQHSHLGPKFANSFFSETMILMRRNFKNIYRTPELFLSRMMVLTIMGFMMATMFKSPKSDLQGITNRISFFIFTVCLFFFSSNDAVPAFIQERFIFIRETSHNAYRTSSYTIAGVVTYIPFLAVQAAIYAFIVWFALGLHGPFIYFFIVLYASLLSTNSFVVFVSSVVPNYILGYAAVIAFTALFFLFCGYFLNSNDIPPYWKWMNKISTMTYPYEGLLMNQYQTWKLFGNTTDGVPLYGYTILDNLKIKGGEKEKWEKVLIMLGWAVLYRVLFYLVLRFGSKSKRT